The following coding sequences lie in one Bacteroidota bacterium genomic window:
- a CDS encoding HD domain-containing protein, which produces MAMYVQEPLFGAISEVAGQTPVYVIGGYVRDCLLGRPSKDVDIVVVGDGLEFARKVASRLGNTTDARFYGQFGTAMVRWGDWVVEFVGARKESYKLYSRKPDVRPGSLMDDLKRRDFTINALGISLNSFTYGQLLDAFNGLDDLNKGLIRTPLDPDITFSDDPLRMMRAVRFASQLGFRIDQGALDAIARNKNRIRIISPERITDELNKIILSPKPSVGFKLLFKTGLLHVFFPQLAALQGVETVNGKSHKDNFYHTLEVLDNLSATSDDLWLRWAALLHDIAKPATKKFDPQTGWTFHGHEFKGAKMVPGIFKAFRLPLGDPMKFVQKMVLLHLRPIVLAQETVTDSAVRRLLFDAGDDIDKLMLLCQADITTKNEFKIRKYRENFELVKQKLVEIEARDRIRNWQPPVSGEVIMQAFGLGPGKKIGIIKNAIREAILDGIIGNTFEEAVALMKEEGKKLGLKLVAEPQPTEVKNNGPVPLQGSPATP; this is translated from the coding sequence ATGGCCATGTATGTGCAGGAGCCACTATTCGGGGCAATATCCGAGGTGGCCGGCCAAACCCCTGTATATGTCATCGGGGGGTATGTGAGGGATTGCCTGCTCGGCAGACCTTCGAAAGATGTGGATATTGTGGTGGTTGGCGATGGCCTGGAGTTTGCCCGCAAAGTAGCCTCCCGCCTGGGCAACACTACAGATGCCAGGTTCTACGGACAGTTTGGCACAGCCATGGTCCGCTGGGGCGACTGGGTGGTCGAATTCGTAGGTGCCCGCAAGGAGTCGTATAAGCTTTACAGCCGCAAGCCCGATGTGCGTCCGGGAAGCCTCATGGACGATCTGAAGCGGCGCGACTTTACCATCAATGCCCTGGGAATCAGCCTGAACAGTTTCACCTACGGGCAGTTGCTCGATGCGTTCAACGGACTGGACGATCTGAATAAAGGTCTGATCCGTACGCCCCTCGACCCGGACATCACTTTCTCGGATGACCCGCTGCGGATGATGCGGGCAGTGCGCTTCGCTTCCCAGCTGGGCTTCCGCATCGACCAGGGCGCCCTGGATGCCATTGCGCGCAACAAGAACAGAATCCGGATCATCTCGCCCGAACGCATCACTGATGAGCTGAATAAGATTATCCTCAGCCCCAAACCCTCGGTCGGTTTTAAGCTGCTGTTCAAAACAGGCCTACTGCATGTGTTTTTTCCCCAGCTGGCTGCCCTGCAGGGTGTCGAAACGGTCAACGGCAAGAGTCATAAAGACAATTTTTACCATACCCTCGAGGTGCTCGACAACCTTTCCGCCACATCGGATGACCTCTGGCTGAGGTGGGCAGCCCTGTTGCACGACATCGCCAAACCCGCAACAAAGAAATTCGATCCGCAAACGGGCTGGACCTTTCACGGGCACGAATTCAAAGGGGCAAAAATGGTACCGGGCATCTTCAAGGCTTTCAGGCTGCCGCTGGGCGACCCAATGAAATTTGTGCAAAAGATGGTGCTGCTGCACCTGCGACCCATAGTGCTGGCGCAGGAAACGGTGACCGACAGCGCAGTACGCAGGCTGCTCTTCGATGCAGGCGACGACATCGACAAGCTTATGCTGCTTTGCCAGGCCGACATCACCACCAAAAACGAATTTAAGATACGCAAATACCGCGAAAACTTCGAGCTCGTCAAACAAAAGCTGGTCGAGATTGAAGCGCGCGACAGGATACGCAACTGGCAGCCACCGGTAAGCGGCGAGGTCATTATGCAGGCTTTCGGCCTCGGCCCGGGCAAGAAAATCGGCATCATCAAAAATGCCATTCGCGAGGCCATCCTCGATGGCATCATCGGCAATACTTTCGAGGAGGCAGTGGCGCTGATGAAGGAGGAAGGCAAAAAACTTGGCCTGAAGCTGGTGGCCGAACCCCAGCCCACCGAAGTAAAAAACAACGGGCCTGTACCCTTGCAGGGTAGTCCAGCAACGCCATGA
- the hypD gene encoding hydrogenase formation protein HypD, giving the protein MKYIDEYRRREHVLALADLIRRESRKPLRIMEVCGGHTMALRRFGLHSLLPDHIELISGPGCPVCVTSRQFIDQAIALSRQPEIILTTYGDLNRVPGSSSSLEQEKARGGDIRIVYSILDALTIAAQNPEKQVVFLGIGFETTSPATAAGILKAQMAGLFNFSVLSAHKIMPPAMAALIDQGVNLHGYIGPGHVSTITGSKIYDFIPQKYGLGVVISGFEPTDLMQSVYMLVRQRETHRPAVEIQYNRVVTREGNLKAQQLLEEVFELRDDWWRGLGVLPQSGMAIRTRYADFDAGKRFSVEIEPTREDKGCLCGEVLKGLKKPTDCKLFGKACTPSDPVGACMVSSEGTCAAYFKYVTIQ; this is encoded by the coding sequence ATGAAATACATCGACGAATACCGCCGCCGCGAACATGTGCTGGCCCTGGCCGACCTCATTCGGCGCGAATCGCGCAAGCCCCTCCGCATCATGGAAGTATGCGGCGGCCACACCATGGCGCTCCGGAGGTTTGGCCTCCATAGCCTCCTGCCCGATCATATCGAACTGATTTCCGGCCCGGGCTGTCCGGTGTGTGTCACCAGCCGGCAATTTATTGACCAAGCCATCGCCTTGTCGCGCCAGCCAGAAATCATCCTCACCACCTACGGCGACCTCAACAGAGTGCCTGGCTCAAGCTCGAGCCTCGAACAGGAGAAGGCCAGGGGAGGCGATATCCGCATAGTGTACTCCATCCTGGATGCGCTCACCATTGCAGCACAAAACCCTGAAAAACAGGTGGTATTCCTCGGCATCGGCTTCGAAACCACCTCGCCTGCCACAGCCGCAGGCATACTGAAAGCCCAGATGGCAGGGCTGTTCAATTTCTCGGTGCTCAGTGCCCACAAAATCATGCCCCCTGCCATGGCTGCACTCATCGACCAGGGCGTAAACCTCCACGGCTACATCGGTCCGGGCCACGTAAGCACAATCACCGGATCGAAAATTTACGACTTCATCCCTCAAAAATACGGCCTGGGCGTGGTTATCAGCGGCTTCGAGCCGACCGACCTCATGCAGTCGGTTTATATGCTTGTCAGGCAACGCGAAACCCACCGGCCTGCAGTCGAAATACAATACAACCGCGTGGTAACTCGCGAAGGCAACCTGAAGGCACAGCAATTGCTCGAGGAGGTCTTCGAGCTACGCGACGACTGGTGGCGCGGCCTTGGGGTGCTCCCGCAAAGCGGAATGGCCATCAGAACCAGGTATGCCGACTTTGATGCCGGAAAGAGGTTTAGCGTAGAAATCGAACCCACCCGCGAAGACAAAGGCTGCCTGTGTGGCGAGGTGCTCAAAGGCCTGAAAAAACCCACCGACTGCAAACTCTTTGGCAAGGCCTGTACCCCCTCCGACCCTGTGGGCGCCTGCATGGTGAGCAGCGAAGGTACCTGTGCGGCCTATTTCAAATACGTGACAATCCAATAA
- a CDS encoding shikimate kinase, translated as MRVYLVGYMGAGKTTLARRLATLLGMQCADLDDIFEARYKIGIPDFFRKYDEQLFRRLESQLLKETAQSDNIIISTGGGTACFYDNMEWMNSNGITVYLKMEPSSIVHRLTHARKKRPLVESKSGEELLAFVREHLRHRNIFYSQAQIIVKGESVDAEALATQIAEYASGRENQI; from the coding sequence ATGAGGGTTTATCTTGTGGGCTACATGGGGGCCGGCAAAACCACCCTGGCAAGGCGTTTGGCCACATTGCTCGGCATGCAGTGCGCCGACCTGGACGATATTTTCGAAGCCCGTTACAAGATTGGCATACCCGACTTTTTCAGAAAATACGACGAACAACTCTTCCGGAGGCTCGAAAGCCAGCTCCTGAAGGAGACCGCACAGTCGGACAATATCATCATCAGCACCGGAGGTGGCACCGCCTGCTTTTACGACAACATGGAATGGATGAACAGCAACGGCATCACGGTTTACCTCAAGATGGAACCGTCGAGCATCGTTCACCGGCTTACCCATGCCCGCAAGAAACGCCCGCTCGTGGAATCAAAATCAGGCGAAGAGCTGCTTGCTTTTGTGCGCGAACATCTCAGGCATAGAAACATCTTCTACAGCCAGGCGCAGATCATTGTTAAAGGCGAGTCGGTTGACGCAGAGGCCCTGGCAACACAAATTGCTGAATACGCGTCAGGACGGGAAAATCAGATTTAG
- the miaA gene encoding tRNA (adenosine(37)-N6)-dimethylallyltransferase MiaA, translating into MNTSPLLIVLAGPTASGKTELAIQLAKHYGTEIVSADSRQFYREMKIGTAAPDARQLQQVEHHLVGHLSITDSYDVAAYERDALLVLSQLFAKHRVVILTGGSGLFIDAVCMGLDNMPDVAPQIRARVSQMLADQGIAALQTELQAVDPEYYAQVDLQNPRRLQRALEVYYQTGRPYSFYRKRQTLPRPFTFIRFILKPDRLALINRINLRVEHMLEQGLLDEVRKLYPFRHLNALNTVGYKELFEYLDGKVSLETAVNNIKTHTRQYAKRQMTWFRRNKDAIWLEQADAITIIKKVNEQLLQP; encoded by the coding sequence ATGAATACCTCACCATTGCTGATCGTGTTGGCCGGACCGACGGCCTCGGGCAAAACAGAGCTGGCCATTCAGCTGGCAAAGCATTATGGCACCGAGATTGTTTCGGCCGACAGCCGCCAGTTTTACCGCGAGATGAAGATTGGCACGGCAGCGCCCGACGCCAGGCAGTTGCAACAGGTCGAACACCACCTGGTGGGGCACCTGAGCATTACCGACAGCTACGATGTGGCAGCCTATGAGCGCGATGCACTGCTTGTGCTGTCGCAACTCTTCGCGAAACACCGGGTTGTCATTCTGACAGGCGGCTCCGGACTTTTCATTGACGCAGTGTGCATGGGGCTGGACAACATGCCGGACGTTGCGCCCCAGATTCGTGCACGGGTAAGTCAGATGCTTGCCGATCAGGGTATTGCAGCCTTGCAGACAGAGCTTCAGGCTGTGGATCCGGAATATTATGCGCAGGTGGACCTTCAAAATCCGCGGCGGCTGCAGCGTGCACTCGAGGTGTATTACCAGACCGGCCGCCCATACAGCTTTTACAGAAAACGGCAAACCTTGCCCAGGCCTTTCACGTTCATTCGTTTCATCCTGAAGCCCGACCGCCTCGCGCTCATCAACCGCATTAACCTGAGGGTGGAGCACATGCTCGAACAAGGCCTGCTCGACGAAGTGCGGAAGCTCTATCCGTTCCGCCACCTCAACGCCCTCAATACGGTAGGATACAAGGAGCTGTTTGAATACCTGGATGGAAAAGTGAGCCTCGAAACTGCCGTCAACAACATCAAGACCCATACCCGGCAATATGCCAAACGCCAGATGACCTGGTTCAGACGAAACAAGGATGCCATCTGGCTCGAACAGGCCGACGCCATAACCATCATTAAAAAGGTGAACGAACAGTTGCTTCAGCCTTAA
- a CDS encoding transketolase — protein sequence MHTLEELKSIATQVRRDIIRMVHACQSGHPGGSLGCADFMTALFFNQLRIDPAKFSMDGKGEDMFFLSNGHISPVFYSVLARRGYFPVSELATFRRLHSRLQGHPATLEGLPGIRVASGSLGQGLSVAVGAALAKKLAGDDKLVWVLMGDGEQQEGQIWEAAMFAGARKVDNLIGVIDYNGKQIDGPVDEVMPLGDLKAKYEAFGWKVISFDGNDIAQTVDTLNQARNKACGGQPQLLLMKTEMGMGVDFMMGTHKWHGSAPNDAQAASALAQLPETLGDY from the coding sequence ATGCATACGCTAGAAGAGCTGAAATCCATTGCCACCCAGGTGAGGCGCGATATCATACGCATGGTACATGCCTGCCAGTCGGGGCATCCCGGCGGTTCGCTGGGCTGTGCCGATTTCATGACAGCGCTGTTTTTTAATCAACTTCGCATCGATCCGGCAAAGTTCAGCATGGACGGAAAGGGCGAGGACATGTTCTTTCTGTCGAACGGTCACATCAGTCCGGTTTTTTACAGTGTGCTTGCCCGCCGCGGCTATTTCCCGGTGAGCGAGCTGGCCACCTTCCGGCGGCTGCATTCGCGCCTGCAGGGGCATCCGGCCACGCTCGAAGGACTGCCCGGCATCAGGGTGGCGAGCGGATCGCTCGGCCAGGGACTCTCGGTGGCTGTGGGTGCCGCACTGGCGAAAAAACTGGCCGGAGACGACAAACTGGTCTGGGTGCTCATGGGCGATGGTGAACAGCAGGAAGGCCAGATCTGGGAGGCAGCCATGTTTGCCGGCGCCCGTAAAGTGGACAACCTGATCGGCGTGATCGACTATAACGGCAAACAAATTGACGGCCCTGTGGACGAGGTGATGCCGCTGGGCGACCTGAAGGCTAAATACGAAGCCTTTGGCTGGAAGGTGATCAGCTTCGACGGCAACGACATAGCACAGACAGTTGACACACTGAACCAGGCCCGAAACAAGGCTTGCGGTGGACAACCTCAGTTGTTGCTCATGAAAACCGAGATGGGTATGGGCGTCGATTTTATGATGGGCACCCACAAATGGCACGGAAGCGCTCCCAACGATGCACAGGCTGCCAGCGCGCTGGCGCAATTGCCCGAGACGCTGGGGGATTATTAA
- a CDS encoding DUF2461 domain-containing protein: MNSFNQVIPFLSELAANNNKAWFDAHRPWYQEARAEMTGIVAGLIHGLAAIDPSIGSPDPKKCQFRINRDIRFSPNKDPYKTNMGAYFAPGGKNLPAAGYYLHLEPGASFVGGGLYHPEKEQLQKVRQEIYFNAQDFLQIVNDEKFRAAFGQLMDERLKRPPMGFPADFPHIELLKYTSYAVGRPIDADNLKPGEIIQQSLETFSILAPLVRFLNQALSSEPN, encoded by the coding sequence ATGAATTCTTTCAACCAAGTCATTCCCTTTTTGAGCGAGCTCGCAGCAAACAACAACAAAGCCTGGTTCGACGCGCACCGGCCATGGTATCAGGAAGCACGGGCCGAGATGACCGGCATTGTTGCAGGCCTCATCCACGGACTGGCCGCCATCGATCCTTCGATAGGCTCGCCCGACCCAAAAAAGTGCCAGTTCAGAATCAACCGCGATATTCGTTTCTCGCCCAACAAGGATCCGTACAAAACCAATATGGGCGCCTACTTTGCGCCAGGTGGCAAAAACCTCCCTGCCGCCGGCTACTACCTCCACCTCGAACCCGGGGCATCCTTTGTTGGCGGAGGACTGTACCATCCTGAGAAAGAACAACTTCAGAAAGTAAGACAAGAAATCTATTTCAATGCACAGGACTTTCTGCAGATCGTAAATGACGAAAAATTCCGTGCTGCATTCGGACAACTCATGGACGAGCGACTCAAACGCCCGCCCATGGGATTTCCTGCCGATTTTCCGCACATCGAACTGCTCAAATACACCTCATATGCCGTGGGCAGGCCAATAGATGCCGACAATCTGAAGCCCGGAGAGATCATCCAGCAAAGCCTCGAAACTTTCAGCATACTTGCACCCCTGGTTCGCTTCCTCAATCAGGCGCTGAGCAGCGAGCCGAATTAA
- a CDS encoding helix-hairpin-helix domain-containing protein → MLVVARLRSIFLIGSLLLLGQTLNAQVADSLSRLLGEYLARQLEELAENADETADFTDLLDAYLFYSEQKIDLNSPQISELEALRLLNSFQIEKLTEYRRRYGPLLSVYELGLIEGFDDMVLEVLLPVVRVGDGTAKQKLPHPLTILRRGRNQVISRYEQVLEKREGYLPISDSAFAAKPNSRYLGGPEKFFIRHQFNYRNRVRAGLVMEKDPGEPFFISRIPDTIRSLLTSKQRNGFDFYSAHFFIRDVGMVKALALGDYHLNFGQGLTLWSGLSFGKSTEPSSIMRYGQGIRPSASLNEALFMRGAAATVGVRNFDLTLFYSHRPVDASLTMLTDSLAGEEFLITSIQETGLHRTVTELNRKHATTLTAYGGRLAYRSRRLELGFTAHASATGVNFMPREYPYNKFRINNGQNSVQGADFRLVFPHIIGFGELSRSQNGGMAGLAGILAQPAGFVTLSLAYRNYDKHYQNDFSAAFAENTYTNNEKGIYGGVVAALAPGWKLTAFADHFTFPWLRYLTDGPSFGQDYYVQLDHRFSRRADAYVRYRTKTRMKDFNDPWNYIDFQVPYTRQSLRFHLNTQPMRGITLRNRFELVHYREHLSEATVGYLIYQDVLYRPSGSRLELTFRYMLFDAPDYNSRLYVYENDVLYAFSIPMFYDRGTRTYLMLRYRASQKLDFWARIGQTWYADRASIGSGLETIEGNRRTDLKFQLRYKF, encoded by the coding sequence ATGCTTGTTGTGGCACGTTTACGGAGTATCTTCCTAATCGGCAGCCTGCTGTTGCTTGGCCAAACACTTAACGCACAGGTAGCCGACAGCCTCTCGCGCCTGCTTGGCGAATACCTGGCACGGCAGCTCGAAGAACTGGCCGAAAACGCTGACGAAACAGCCGACTTCACCGACCTGCTCGACGCTTATTTGTTTTACAGCGAGCAAAAAATTGACCTCAACAGCCCCCAGATCAGCGAGCTGGAAGCCCTGCGGCTGCTCAACAGTTTTCAGATTGAAAAACTCACTGAATACCGCAGGCGATATGGCCCGCTGCTATCGGTTTATGAGCTGGGACTTATTGAAGGTTTCGACGACATGGTGCTTGAGGTGCTGCTGCCCGTTGTGCGGGTGGGCGATGGCACTGCAAAGCAAAAGTTACCCCATCCGCTTACCATCCTACGGCGAGGTCGCAACCAGGTGATCAGCCGCTACGAACAGGTGCTCGAAAAACGCGAGGGCTACCTGCCCATCAGCGATTCGGCTTTTGCTGCCAAACCCAACTCGCGCTACCTCGGTGGGCCGGAAAAGTTCTTCATCAGGCACCAGTTCAACTACCGCAACCGCGTGAGGGCCGGGCTTGTGATGGAAAAAGACCCCGGAGAGCCATTTTTTATATCCCGCATTCCCGATACCATCAGAAGCCTGTTAACCAGCAAACAGCGCAACGGTTTTGATTTTTATTCCGCACATTTTTTTATACGCGATGTAGGCATGGTCAAGGCTTTGGCGCTGGGCGACTATCACCTCAACTTTGGGCAGGGGCTGACGCTTTGGTCTGGCTTGTCGTTTGGCAAATCCACCGAGCCTTCGTCTATCATGCGTTATGGCCAGGGCATCCGGCCCAGCGCTTCGCTCAACGAAGCGCTCTTTATGCGTGGGGCGGCTGCAACGGTGGGCGTCCGCAACTTCGACCTTACCTTATTTTATTCGCACAGGCCGGTTGATGCCAGCCTGACCATGCTCACCGACAGCCTTGCAGGCGAAGAATTCCTGATCACAAGCATACAGGAAACCGGTTTGCACCGCACGGTGACCGAGCTCAACCGCAAGCATGCCACCACCCTCACGGCCTATGGGGGTAGGCTAGCCTACCGCTCGCGCCGCCTCGAACTGGGTTTCACCGCCCATGCCTCGGCTACTGGCGTAAATTTTATGCCAAGGGAGTATCCTTATAACAAGTTCAGAATCAACAACGGACAAAACAGCGTTCAGGGTGCCGATTTCAGGCTGGTTTTCCCGCACATCATCGGTTTTGGCGAGCTCAGCAGGAGCCAGAACGGCGGGATGGCCGGACTGGCCGGCATCCTTGCCCAGCCAGCGGGTTTTGTGACCCTCAGCCTGGCCTACCGAAATTACGACAAACATTATCAAAACGATTTCAGCGCCGCCTTTGCCGAGAACACTTACACCAACAACGAAAAAGGAATCTACGGAGGTGTCGTGGCTGCTCTGGCGCCAGGCTGGAAGCTCACCGCCTTTGCCGATCATTTCACCTTCCCCTGGCTGCGCTACCTGACCGATGGCCCGAGCTTCGGACAGGATTATTACGTGCAGCTCGACCACAGGTTCAGCCGCCGGGCAGATGCCTATGTGCGCTACCGCACCAAGACGCGCATGAAAGACTTCAATGACCCATGGAACTACATTGATTTCCAGGTGCCTTATACCCGGCAAAGCCTGCGTTTTCACCTCAACACCCAGCCCATGCGCGGCATAACGCTCCGCAACCGCTTTGAGCTGGTGCACTACCGCGAGCACCTCTCCGAAGCCACAGTGGGCTACCTGATCTACCAGGATGTGTTGTACAGACCCTCCGGCTCCAGGCTTGAGCTCACTTTCAGATATATGCTTTTCGATGCGCCCGATTACAACAGCCGCCTTTATGTGTACGAAAATGATGTGCTGTATGCTTTTTCCATTCCGATGTTTTACGACCGGGGCACACGCACCTACCTGATGCTGCGCTACAGGGCCTCGCAAAAGCTCGACTTCTGGGCGCGTATCGGGCAAACCTGGTATGCCGACCGCGCAAGCATTGGCAGCGGCCTCGAAACCATCGAGGGCAACCGCCGCACCGACCTTAAGTTTCAGCTTCGATACAAGTTCTGA
- the hypE gene encoding hydrogenase expression/formation protein HypE — protein sequence MKRHTHILLGHGSGGRLTHELIKSLFLKHFRQADEHFLTDSALLDPGKGQIAFTTDSFVVDPLFFPGGDIGKLAVAGTVNDLAVSGARPLFLSAAFVIEEGLSIDMLETVVQSMAREAANAGVRIVAGDTKVVERGKADKLFITTSGIGQILPGAGNIARAAEVMPGDLILINGSIGDHGMAVMAARNQLSIGTDVVSDCACLHQLTELAVAHGGLHFMRDATRGGLAAVLAELCENRPFGIDLFEEKIPVSDGVRGMCELLGFDPLHVANEGKVVMVVSREKAPGLMDMLRQHPLGGQAAIIGTITENHPAKVWLHTAVGGTRLIDLPAGEQLPRIC from the coding sequence ATGAAGCGGCATACCCATATCCTGCTCGGACACGGAAGCGGCGGACGCCTCACCCATGAGCTCATCAAAAGTCTGTTCCTGAAGCACTTCCGTCAGGCTGATGAACACTTTCTCACCGATTCGGCCCTCCTCGACCCGGGCAAGGGACAAATTGCCTTTACTACCGACAGCTTCGTGGTGGACCCCCTGTTTTTTCCCGGGGGCGACATCGGAAAACTTGCCGTTGCCGGCACCGTAAACGACCTGGCGGTGAGCGGCGCCAGACCACTTTTCCTCAGTGCTGCTTTTGTGATTGAGGAAGGCCTGAGCATTGATATGCTTGAAACAGTTGTGCAAAGCATGGCACGCGAAGCGGCAAATGCAGGCGTCCGCATCGTGGCCGGCGATACCAAGGTGGTCGAACGCGGCAAAGCCGACAAGCTGTTCATCACCACCAGCGGTATCGGACAGATCCTGCCGGGCGCCGGAAACATCGCACGAGCAGCAGAAGTCATGCCCGGCGATCTTATCCTGATCAACGGCAGCATTGGCGACCACGGCATGGCGGTGATGGCAGCCCGCAACCAGCTCAGCATAGGCACCGATGTGGTTTCGGACTGCGCCTGCCTGCATCAGCTCACCGAATTGGCGGTGGCGCACGGAGGATTGCATTTCATGCGCGATGCCACGCGCGGCGGACTGGCTGCAGTGCTCGCCGAGCTCTGCGAAAACCGTCCGTTCGGAATCGATCTGTTCGAAGAGAAAATCCCCGTCAGCGATGGCGTGCGCGGCATGTGCGAACTGCTTGGCTTCGACCCCCTGCACGTGGCCAACGAAGGCAAAGTGGTGATGGTGGTCAGCCGCGAAAAAGCTCCCGGACTTATGGACATGCTGCGTCAGCACCCGCTGGGTGGCCAGGCAGCTATCATAGGAACCATCACCGAAAACCACCCGGCAAAAGTGTGGCTGCACACCGCTGTGGGAGGCACCCGGCTGATCGATCTGCCGGCTGGTGAACAACTTCCGCGGATCTGTTGA
- a CDS encoding transketolase family protein, protein MEIKIFGHKDTRSGFGDGLLELGRRNPKVVALCADLTGSLKMDAFAKEFPERFFQTGIAEANMMGIAAGLATGGYIPFTGTFANFSTGRVYDQIRQSIAYSGKNVKICASHAGVTLGEDGATHQILEDIGMMKMLPGMAVVVPADYNQTKAATIAMAEWDGPVYLRFGRPKWPIFMPEDAPFVIGKADQLTEGEHLTIVATGHMVWIALLAAQQLDKEGIRAEVINMHTIKPLDEAAVLNSVRKTGCVVTAEEHQMAGGLGESIASLLVRQMPVPMEMVAVNDRFGQSGTPEELLVEYGLDADHIVAAARKALQRKG, encoded by the coding sequence ATGGAAATAAAGATATTTGGACACAAAGACACACGTTCGGGGTTTGGCGATGGCTTGCTCGAGCTTGGAAGGCGCAACCCGAAGGTTGTGGCCTTGTGTGCCGACCTGACAGGCTCCCTGAAAATGGATGCCTTCGCGAAGGAGTTTCCGGAACGGTTTTTTCAGACAGGCATAGCTGAAGCAAACATGATGGGCATTGCAGCCGGCCTGGCCACAGGCGGTTACATCCCGTTCACAGGCACCTTTGCCAACTTCTCGACCGGCAGGGTGTACGATCAGATCCGGCAGTCGATAGCTTACAGCGGCAAGAATGTGAAGATTTGTGCTTCGCATGCGGGGGTTACCCTGGGCGAAGACGGGGCCACGCATCAGATTCTCGAAGACATCGGCATGATGAAGATGTTGCCCGGCATGGCGGTGGTGGTTCCGGCCGACTACAACCAGACCAAGGCTGCCACTATTGCGATGGCCGAATGGGACGGTCCGGTTTATTTGCGTTTTGGCCGCCCGAAATGGCCGATTTTTATGCCCGAAGATGCCCCCTTTGTGATTGGCAAAGCCGACCAGCTTACCGAGGGCGAACACCTGACCATCGTAGCCACGGGCCACATGGTATGGATTGCCCTGCTCGCCGCACAACAACTCGACAAGGAAGGCATCCGGGCTGAAGTCATCAACATGCACACCATCAAGCCCCTGGATGAAGCAGCCGTGCTGAACTCGGTGCGCAAGACCGGTTGTGTGGTTACCGCCGAAGAACATCAGATGGCCGGTGGCCTGGGCGAAAGCATCGCCTCGCTGCTCGTCAGACAGATGCCTGTACCTATGGAAATGGTAGCTGTGAACGACCGTTTTGGCCAGAGCGGCACACCGGAAGAACTGCTCGTGGAATACGGACTGGACGCAGACCACATTGTTGCAGCCGCCAGGAAAGCCCTCCAGCGCAAAGGATAA